Sequence from the Methanococcoides methylutens genome:
AAGTTCCTGAATGACTGGTATGATGAGCACGGTTCACTTCCGGATATTGTCAGGCATTCCTGGAAGACTGCACAGAACATCGTTGAAAAGTAAGATGATCTGATAATCTGGGATGGGACGATCTAGGCCAACAGGAGTGTATTGGGGTTAAGCTAGACAATGATATGTTGCACTAGACTAGATTTTACTAGAATAAATTATGTTGGGCTAGGTTGTGCTAGAATAAGTTGCGCTAGGCCAGATTGTACTAGAAGGAGTTTACTATATAAGATTTAATTAAAGAATATAAAGAAAAAAAGTTGAGTATATTCAGGTAATATTACCTGTTGTTAATATACTCTACCATTGACTGGAACATTCTTAGACCATCATTGGAGCCGAGGATTGATTCAGCTGCTCTTTCCGGATGAGGCATAAGGCCCATTACATTCCTTTTTCCGTTCAGTATGCCTGCAATGTTCTCCTGTGAACCGTTAGGGTTTACCTCATCGGTCACACGGCCTTCTTTGTCAACATACCTGAAGGTTACAAGCTTTTCATCTTCCATGGTTGAAAGGGTTGCTTCATCAGCATAGAAGTTACCATCCATATGAGCGATGGGTATGCGGATGACCTCTCCTTCCTTGAAAGCGGAAGTAAATGGTGAGTCTGTGGTCTCAACTCGCAGATTTGTCCATTCGCATCTGAATTTCGGATATTTGTTGGTCATCAGGGCACCATTGAGGAGTCCTGATTCGGTCAGTATCTGGAAACCGTTGCAAATTCCCATGATGGGCTTACCCTCATCTGCTATCTTTTTTACGGAATTAATGATGGGTGTGCGTGATGCGATAGCACCTGAGCGCAGGTAGTCACCGTAAGAGAATCCTCCGGGGATAATCGCACCTTCGAACCTGTCAAGGTCTGTTTCCTTGTACCATACACGTTCTGCATCTACACCAACAACATCTTCCAGTACGTGCAGAACATCAAGATTACAATTACTTCCACCAAACTCAATGATGGCTATTGTCATTTAAGCTTCCCTCATGTCTATGGTATAATTGTGGATGATCGGGTTTGCGATAAGCTTCTGGCACATCTCATCTACCTTCTTCTCTGCCATTTCAGCGGATTCTTCCTCAAGGTCAATGATGTATCTCTTTGATGTCCTCAGTTCGTTTGTGTGGTATCCAAGGTGTTCCAATGCCCTTTTGATGGTGGTACCTTCCGGGTCGAGCATTCCCGGTTTAAGCTCGATTGTTACTTCTGCACGATATTGCATTTTGATCCTCTGTTTTTGCTATAATGTGATTAGGGGTATAATGGTTATCAAGCAATTAAAAATATCGCTTTAACATACACTTTTAAATTACAATGTTTGTTTTGCATTCCATATTCTTTGTACAAGAGTGAAGTGTGCAAGTACTGCTATAATTGCTACTGCAATTAAAATATATCCTGTGATAGCACCCAGTATAAGTATAATAAGTCTTTCAGACCTCTCTGCAACTCCCACGTTCATCGAAGTGGATCCTGCGGCCTCTGCTCTTGCGCGTGTGTAACTGACCATGTATGAGCCGATCAATGCGAGAACGCACCATAGCCACAATGGTGCCTGCAGCAAGGTAGCCTGATGGATGCTTCCATTAACGGAGCCGTAAATGATGCCTGCAAAAATGATAGCATCTGCATATCTGTCACATACCGAGTCCAATACGCCTCCAAATGGTGTTATGTTGCCTGAAGCCCTTGCAACTGCGCCATCAAGAACATCAAAGATACCACTTAGCATAATGAAGGCCGCACCCATGATAAGTTCACCTATGGCAAACTCAAGGGCTGCAATGCCACTGATAAGCAGTCCTATGATGGTTAGGATATTTGGCGAGATCGGAATGTTCTTTGCAAGCGGCAAAACCGAGATTCTGATAGTGTCTTTTAGTTCATTGAAAATAATTGATCCCTCTTGCTATCAAGTTCTGTCTATGGGGTTACATTATTAATGAAAGTACTTGTTAAAGTTAATTATAAATCGTGTTCAGTAACGTTCTTGAGCTTATTCATTGCATTTGCCATATTGTTCTTCGCTTCTTCATATTCCGGGTCCACATTGAGAACTTTTGCAAAGCAGGTAATGGCTTCATCATACTTGCCAAGGTGGGAATATGCAACGCCTTTCTTATTCCATGTAAGGGCATATTTTGGATCAAGTTCCATTGTAACATGAACATGCTCATAGCTTCTGATGGCCTCATCATACTCTCCTAATATGTCATGGAGCATTCCTTTGTTTATCCATGCATTATCGTATTTAGGGTTGATCTCGAGGGCTTTTGTATAGGATTCTATCGATTCTTTATGGTAACCGAGGTAGGAATGTGCAATTCCTTTGTTGTACCATATATCTGGATTACGGGGATCAAGTTCTAATGCTTTTTCAAAACAGTAAACAGCTTTCTTATATTCGCTGAGGTCACAGTAAGCGATCCCGGTATTTGTCCACACAAGTGCCAAAGCTTCTTCATTCCACAAATGAGGATTTCTGGAATCAGATTCAAGAATTGCAGAATAGTACTCTACTTTTTCTTCCGGATATTCTGCATGGAAGCCAAGATTGAACAGTGCTTCTATTGTTCTTTCCTTCTCTTCCATCAAATACGACTCCACCTTTATTTTTGAATAAAGATATAAAAATTCACCTGTTTTTAGATATGCCAAATATCAATTGGTATACTTTCATTTTCCGGTATCTTTCAAATTAATAGGGCAGGCTTAGAATATATATTCAGTGGTCAATATACTTCGTTTGTTTTATGAATTGTGTTCCATGTCTTCTGTCTCTCCAGGTGTCAATGTAGACGAGTACTGGGGGAATGCGATGGATATGACAAGGAGTGCAAGTGCAACGTTGATCACAGTGACAATGCCAAAGTTACTGTTCATCGAGAATGGGGGGGCTATCAATGCTGAAAATCCAAAGAGCGTTGTCAGGCCTGAGGTAATGATCGCTTTTCCGGTCTTCTTACTTGCCTCACGCATAGCTTCTACGGGAGTGTGTCCTTTCTTTTTTCTTCGATCTTTTAAATATATCCGATACATAGATATATGGTTGACAGGTTCTTTCAAATAATGGGCAGGATAGCAGGTTATTTTAACACAGGAAAAGGGATCGATTCCAGTGCTATTTTAAGTGAGATGGAAAAGCGCGGATGCTATGATGCGCTCATCTACACAAAAGATGAAGTCCTTGTTTCCCCATCCGTATCTGAGGTCCCTGATATCTCTTCTGATGGTTCCATGATAACTTTCTTTGATCCTGCAATGACTTCCTCGACTCCTCCTTCAATGATAGATCTTTCATCACCTGTGAAGGATGTTATAACTATTTGTGATGTTGATCTTTATAACAGGGAAGACCTATCTGATAATTATGAAAAGGCTGTTGCTGATGCTATCAGTAATGATGCTGATCTTCTTGCTTTGTTCATTCATAATTTGCTTAAAAAAGCATATAATGATAAGTTAAATGAATTGGAGGTCCTATCTTTTCTTGACACATCACTTCGTCAGCTACGTGGTGTTTATGCATTTGCCTGTAAGGCATATGGGAAAGTCTATCTCGGCAGGGATCTCATAGGTGTTAAACCTCTTTGGTATGATCTTTCCAGTGGGCTTGCTTTTGCCTCTGAGAAAAAATTCCTTGAAAATGCAGGTTACATGGATGTAAAGGAACTTTCTCCCCGGCAATTATTATGCTATGATCTCGAGGAAAACACAATTATGGTGCATGGTCGTGAATTCCTTTCCGAGCCAGTTGAGGTTGGGGGGTCGGAGGATGATGTTCGCGACGAATTACTAAAATTACTGATAGATGCAGTTTCAGTACGTGTTCCTGATGAGGACTTTGGTGTTATGTTCTCGGCAGGGATCGATTCTACTATCCTGGCTTCCATCTGCAAGGATGTAGCCGAAGCAAAAGGTGTTTCTGTGACCTGTTATTCTGTTGGACTCTCCGGTGAGACTTCCTCACCGGATGTCATCTGTGCTAAAAGGATAGCCGGAGAACTTGGATTTAAACTGAAGGTCCATGAGATCGACCTTGGCACAGTTGAAGAATACCTTAAGGTAGTAGTACCTCTGATCGAGGATGCCAGTGTCCCAAAGACCGGTGTTGCCATGACCATGTATGCTGCGAGTGTTGCAGCGAAGAAGGATGGCATCAATGTCCTTTTTGCAGGTGCCGGCGCAGATGAGCTCTTTGCTGGATACAACCGCTACAAACGATCCGGGAATATTAATCTGGATTGTCGGAAGGATATTCTTGAGATGCATGAGGTTAATACATACAGGGATGACACTGTTGCTTCGTTTACAGGGATAACCCTGCGTCTTCCATATCTTGATGAGGGGTTCGTAGAGTATTCCCTGTCTATCCCGGAAAAGTTCAAAATGTGTGATGGCATGAACAAAGTGGTCCTACGCAGGGTCGGCGAGGAACTCGGGCTTCCGGAGATGATCACAAAGCGCAGCAAGAAGGCTGCCCAATATGGAAGCCGCTTTGACAAAGCGTTGGCAAAATTATCAAAGAAAGCAGGTTTTAGCAAAAAGACCGATTATATCAATAGTTTTGAAGGAGAATGATAAAGTGAAACTGGGTGTTCTTTTTAGTTCAGGAAAAGATTCGAACTATGCATTGCATATTATGCAGGAGAGGGGTTATTCTATCGAATGCCTGATCACTATCAAGAGCAGGAATCCTGATTCATATATGTTCCATACTCCCAATATCGATCTTGCACGACTGCAGGCCGAAGCTATGGGATTGCCTTTATTGGAAACCTTCACTCAGGGTGAGAAGGAACTTGAGCTTGAAGATCTTAAGAATGCGATCATACAGGCTCAGGATGAATATGGAATTGAGGGTATTGTGACCGGTGCACTATATTCCAATTACCAGAAGGACCGGATAGAGAAGATCTGCAATGAACTTGGTCTTGAGTCATTCTCTCCATTATGGCACATCGATCAGGAGCAGGAAATGAGAGAGCTGCTGGAAAAGGGATTTGAGTTCATCTTCAGTAGTATTGCAGCATATGGTCTGAACAGCAACTGGGTTGGTAAGATCATATTTAGCAGTGATGTGGATAAGCTTGTGAAGCTCAATGAGAAGATCGGTCTGAACATTGCAGGTGAGGGTGGCGAGTTTGAGAGCTTTGTTACCGATGCTCCGATGTTCACGAAAAAGATAAAGATAAATAAGTTCAGACTTGTCGAACGTGATGAGTATACTGCAAATGTTGTGATTGAGGATGCAGAACTTGTAGATAAGAATAATGAATGAAAAATAAATGCAATATAATCAATAAAAAACAATAAAAATTAAATTATTTTATTTTTTAGAAATGAGTTGATTTTGGTATAAGCTAATCGATCAGAAAATAGTTCCTCTGTATATTTGCAGTCCATCGTCTGAAACTGTGAGGATATATGGGTCCATACTATGGGCGGATGCACGCATTTTTTTAACTCTTATGAAGCGATTTGTACTATCATCTTTTGTATGAACTCCCAGTTCGATTATCCCATCTGCAAGATAACCCTCGAAGTCATGGTTAGGTCCATTTGGATCAGCCATTTCCAGGATCAGGAACGTAGTCAGGTTCTCTCTTCTTAGTGGTTCTAATAGGTGATAGAGCCTTTTTCTCATAAGGCGTGGTTCGACATCCATCAGGGAGTAAAGTGCTCCCAGTGAATCCAGTGTTAAACAAGTAAATTTATCTCCCAATTTATGCTTGTACTGAACGATATTTGTTTCTATAAGGTTTAACAGATCTCCTGAAAATTCATCATACTGGAGTCTGTAATCAGTAAAGTCTGATATGGTTAGATTTTCCGAAAGTTCTATTCCCATACTTTTCATATTCTCAAGGTGGCTTCGCTTATTTTGTTCAAGGGTTACGTATATTCCAAATTCACTGCTTTTCTCAAGATATTTGGAAATTATAGAGAAGGTTAGTCCTGATTTGAGGCTTCCTGGTGGGCCAGTTATTAGAACTACACTTCCTTTTGGTATGTCGTTTTCAAATATGTCATCAAGGCCTTGAATTGTATCTATAAATCTCACTAATACCACCATTTGTTGTATCGTATTCTGTTGATAATATTTCTCAGACTTATGCAGTTTAATTCATTGTTATTGTAAAGTCCTTTTGAAATGTTCCAAACTAACGCTTCTTTCAAAGTTCAGGCTATGTCTGATATTCTCAAAACCATTATTTGATAGGGTCTTGTCTGTTTCAATAAGTCGGTTAGCAATTAACTCGTTTAATTGTGAATTAAGGTATTTCGGTTCAAAATACAATGTATTTGCTATATTATAATCTTCTCTGATATTCAGATAAAGGCATGCCAATAATCGGATCTGAATGTTTTCCTTTTCATTAAATATCCTTTCTAATGCAAGTATTGCCTGTGAGTTTTCGCATTCAATATCAATTGATGTGCCAGATCTGGTTTGTATGTGAATATATGGTTTGTTTATATTTGAGACTTTCAGACCTATGTCTTTTATTTCCGGTACCATTATGTAACGCCAGAGGTCTTCCAGAAATACGGAACCCGATGTAAAGGAATATTCGTATTTCTTTGTGAATTGAACCATGGTGTCCTTTGGTTTTAGGCCATTGGATGCTGTCTGAGTTTCGATTTTTGGTTCCAGTTCAAAATGAACAGGTTTTTCAATGGAAGGATCAGATGTTCCTTTTTTCTTCTCAAGATAGTATTGACCTTGTTGTGTTATTCTTGCAGATTCATCAACAAGATCTCTTCTTTTAAGCGTCTCAAAAGCACGTTGAAGTATGTTCCTGTCATCAGATATCAGTGGTAAATAACGATTAATATCCTTTGTTCCGGTTGCCAGCAAGTTCAAAAGCTTTATTTCTTCTTCTTTTAGCCCCTCAAAACTAGTATTAACTCTTAAACCTACCTTTTCAATTAAATGATCCTTTATTTGTGCAAGATCTTGTGGATTACCTGCCAGGATCATTGAATGTCTTATGTGTGAAGAACCAAATAACGAGCTTTTCTTGTAGTTCACCATCAACTCATCTAAATATCCACTTTCTTTACGGATATTATTGATAACCGCTGGTGAGATATCAATGCCTACGTTTTCTACTGATCTGAGTGGTATTACTTTCCAGCTGGTTTCCGTAGGGAACCATATCTCATTATCTGTAAAGTTAACAACACCATGTTCCCATGAAAAAACCGGGGCATTCATGCTGTTTACAACTTGGGGTAAATCGATAGCATATGATATTTCAGCTTCCATTTTGTAACCTTTTACCGGTTTAAATTTCTTCCTTTAACGGTTTCATCCATCTCTTTAGTAGGTGGTACTCCTTTGGCTCGAAGATATTCGAATCAATATTGAAGATCAATCTGGAATCTGATACCATTATGCTGTCATTGGTTTGCTCAATGAACTTAACCACAGACTTAAAATCATTCTCAAGGATAAGGTATTCCAGTCCATCAACTAGTATGATCCCATCATGTGCTTTTTTCATAAAATTTTCAATTGTTGGATGAAGTTTGAATATCTCGGAAGGTGCAATGGATGGGGATTCTGAGTTTTTGTTTTTTGTAAGCCAGACGATTGGTGTTTTTTGGATATTGTATTTTTCCCTGATCTTTGCAGGATTTTTTCTTGTTATACAAAGACCCGGATTACCTTGCTTAACCATCTTTGAAAAGATTTCATATGTGCCCATGTTGTCATCTTCATGCTGGATATATGTATATCCGGATTCAAGTTTGGGCAGGTCGCTTATATCTCCGGTTTCTTCAAGTGAAGGTTTTTCCAGTGAAGGGTCGATCAAAAGACCACGTAATTCTGATATGTTCTGGAGGTTGATGATCAATTCTTTTTCATCATCATTTTTTGTGATAAGGGATGTGGATGTATTTAGGTCGATAGATTTTCCATCTTTCT
This genomic interval carries:
- a CDS encoding CDP-alcohol phosphatidyltransferase family protein, with amino-acid sequence MPLAKNIPISPNILTIIGLLISGIAALEFAIGELIMGAAFIMLSGIFDVLDGAVARASGNITPFGGVLDSVCDRYADAIIFAGIIYGSVNGSIHQATLLQAPLWLWCVLALIGSYMVSYTRARAEAAGSTSMNVGVAERSERLIILILGAITGYILIAVAIIAVLAHFTLVQRIWNAKQTL
- a CDS encoding MMPL family transporter translates to MYRIYLKDRRKKKGHTPVEAMREASKKTGKAIITSGLTTLFGFSALIAPPFSMNSNFGIVTVINVALALLVISIAFPQYSSTLTPGETEDMEHNS
- the purQ gene encoding phosphoribosylformylglycinamidine synthase subunit PurQ; protein product: MTIAIIEFGGSNCNLDVLHVLEDVVGVDAERVWYKETDLDRFEGAIIPGGFSYGDYLRSGAIASRTPIINSVKKIADEGKPIMGICNGFQILTESGLLNGALMTNKYPKFRCEWTNLRVETTDSPFTSAFKEGEVIRIPIAHMDGNFYADEATLSTMEDEKLVTFRYVDKEGRVTDEVNPNGSQENIAGILNGKRNVMGLMPHPERAAESILGSNDGLRMFQSMVEYINNR
- a CDS encoding asparagine synthase-related protein, translating into MGRIAGYFNTGKGIDSSAILSEMEKRGCYDALIYTKDEVLVSPSVSEVPDISSDGSMITFFDPAMTSSTPPSMIDLSSPVKDVITICDVDLYNREDLSDNYEKAVADAISNDADLLALFIHNLLKKAYNDKLNELEVLSFLDTSLRQLRGVYAFACKAYGKVYLGRDLIGVKPLWYDLSSGLAFASEKKFLENAGYMDVKELSPRQLLCYDLEENTIMVHGREFLSEPVEVGGSEDDVRDELLKLLIDAVSVRVPDEDFGVMFSAGIDSTILASICKDVAEAKGVSVTCYSVGLSGETSSPDVICAKRIAGELGFKLKVHEIDLGTVEEYLKVVVPLIEDASVPKTGVAMTMYAASVAAKKDGINVLFAGAGADELFAGYNRYKRSGNINLDCRKDILEMHEVNTYRDDTVASFTGITLRLPYLDEGFVEYSLSIPEKFKMCDGMNKVVLRRVGEELGLPEMITKRSKKAAQYGSRFDKALAKLSKKAGFSKKTDYINSFEGE
- a CDS encoding diphthine--ammonia ligase, which translates into the protein MKLGVLFSSGKDSNYALHIMQERGYSIECLITIKSRNPDSYMFHTPNIDLARLQAEAMGLPLLETFTQGEKELELEDLKNAIIQAQDEYGIEGIVTGALYSNYQKDRIEKICNELGLESFSPLWHIDQEQEMRELLEKGFEFIFSSIAAYGLNSNWVGKIIFSSDVDKLVKLNEKIGLNIAGEGGEFESFVTDAPMFTKKIKINKFRLVERDEYTANVVIEDAELVDKNNE
- a CDS encoding RAD55 family ATPase, with translation MRFIDTIQGLDDIFENDIPKGSVVLITGPPGSLKSGLTFSIISKYLEKSSEFGIYVTLEQNKRSHLENMKSMGIELSENLTISDFTDYRLQYDEFSGDLLNLIETNIVQYKHKLGDKFTCLTLDSLGALYSLMDVEPRLMRKRLYHLLEPLRRENLTTFLILEMADPNGPNHDFEGYLADGIIELGVHTKDDSTNRFIRVKKMRASAHSMDPYILTVSDDGLQIYRGTIF
- the purS gene encoding phosphoribosylformylglycinamidine synthase subunit PurS, whose translation is MQYRAEVTIELKPGMLDPEGTTIKRALEHLGYHTNELRTSKRYIIDLEEESAEMAEKKVDEMCQKLIANPIIHNYTIDMREA
- a CDS encoding tetratricopeptide repeat protein gives rise to the protein MEEKERTIEALFNLGFHAEYPEEKVEYYSAILESDSRNPHLWNEEALALVWTNTGIAYCDLSEYKKAVYCFEKALELDPRNPDIWYNKGIAHSYLGYHKESIESYTKALEINPKYDNAWINKGMLHDILGEYDEAIRSYEHVHVTMELDPKYALTWNKKGVAYSHLGKYDEAITCFAKVLNVDPEYEEAKNNMANAMNKLKNVTEHDL